The following coding sequences lie in one Ictalurus furcatus strain D&B chromosome 7, Billie_1.0, whole genome shotgun sequence genomic window:
- the LOC128610772 gene encoding keratin-associated protein 4-12-like, translating to MSCTSVSCRSVSCRPMSCRSVSCRPISCRPMSCRPMSCRSVSCRPMSCRPMSCRSVSCRPMSCRSVSCRPMSCRSVSCRPMSYRPMSCRSVSCRPMSCRSVSCRPMSCRPMSCRSVSCRPMSCRPMSCRSVSCRPMS from the coding sequence ATGTCTTGTACGTCAGTGTCTTGTAGGTCAGTGTCTTGTAGGCCAATGTCTTGTAGGTCAGTGTCTTGTAGGCCAATTTCTTGTAGGCCAATGTCTTGTAGGCCAATGTCTTGTAGGTCAGTGTCTTGTAGGCCAATGTCTTGTAGGCCAATGTCTTGTAGGTCAGTCTCTTGTAGGCCAATGTCTTGTAGGTCAGTGTCTTGTAGGCCAATGTCTTGTAGGTCAGTGTCTTGTAGGCCAATGTCTTATAGGCCAATGTCTTGTAGGTCAGTCTCTTGTAGGCCAATGTCTTGTAGGTCAGTGTCTTGTAGGCCAATGTCTTGTAGGCCAATGTCTTGTAGGTCAGTGTCTTGTAGGCCAATGTCTTGTAGGCCAATGTCTTGTAGGTCAGTGTCTTGTAGGCCAATGTCTTGA